Proteins encoded together in one Anopheles darlingi chromosome 3, idAnoDarlMG_H_01, whole genome shotgun sequence window:
- the LOC125957397 gene encoding ARF GTPase-activating protein Git, with protein MSRAKSRIQTDVCGDCGSTDPSWASINRGILLCADCCSVHRSLGRHISQVKSLRQGSWQASVLSFVNQLNAHGANSVWEHLLLDSLAPKNLKRSKPSPKDAVHPTKADFIRAKHVQLAYVLKPNFQVEEGSSLEVELSKQLHASVRASNLETSLRLLVQGADPSFYHEDKGSTPLHVAVKSGQLSQIELLLVYGADVNALDAQNRTPYELARHAKQPVIADRLLEAMYEVTDRLTLFLTGKKPNHAAGQHLLLPDQSKKEMSEQLKIARGKLQLVPNRMFEELVMDLYDEVDRRETEAIWATSALNPETGAVPFLPTNPHLSATRNQGRQKLARFSQPEFAGLLMDVLLDAHRRQNMANLRPIDGPPVPSGLAISGLKMADAAARESNLSDDEPLYDAVASDDDYAALAPVAQQAPVNKSSPVAISNVEVVTLRQRIQDQELTINELRAVIQKLASENSQLKSHIDTKEHEVQLRIDTYLNGSEAGGTVVSNSNQHHSQHHQSDAAQSATASPPSTAVAGAGGNYTKCRPVSMYETRQAPRDESRPPITQSLYSMTPANGERNENGQNMPLTTTASGQPLPSFDEVQRRTDVVVRRIKELFAAMKDPSQREAFVPCAERIRLAVVELMNLFPGTLIANESLRGALQQLNYNANLIQAECARLQQSLALELHSTATGTNGMAPKNAGGGAIVSEGIEQNMEQVRGCAYELAMSTKILITHLQQS; from the exons ATGTCACGTGCCAAATCTCGCATTCAGACGGATGTGTGCGGTGATTGCGGCAGTACGG ACCCGTCATGGGCATCCATCAACCGAGGGATACTGCTGTGCGCTGACTGCTGCTCCGTTCATCGTAGCCTGGGGCGGCACATTTCCCAGGTGAAATCGCTCCGACAGGGCAGCTGGCAGGCCTCGGTGCTTAGCTTCGTCAACCAGCTGAACGCACACGGTGCGAACAGCGTCTGGGAGCATCTGCTGCTTGATTCGCTAGCCCCGAAGAATCTGAAGCGCAGCAAACCATCCCCCAAGGATGCGGTCCATCCGACGAAAGCAGATTTTATCCGGGCCAAGCATGTGCAACTGGCGTACGTGCTGAAACCCAACTTTCAGGTCGAGGAAGGCAGCAGCCTCGAGGTGGAACTGAGCAAACAGCTGCATGCCAGTGTACGGGCAAGCAATCTGGAAACATCACTCCGTCTGTTGGTGCAGGGTGCCGATCCGAGCTTCTACCATGAGGACAAGGGCTCGACGCCACTGCACGTTGCCGTCAAGTCTGGCCAGCTTTCAcagatcgagctgctgctggtgtacggTGCCGATGTAAATGCTCTGGATGCACAAAACCGAACGCCGTACGAATTGGCACGCCATGCCAAGCAGCCAGTCATCGCCGACCGCTTGTTGGAAGCCATGTACGAGGTGACGGACCGTTTGACGCTCTTCCTTACCGGCAAGAAACCCAACCATGCA GCCGGACAACACCTACTGCTTCcggatcaatcgaagaaagAGATGAGTGAGCAGCTCAAGATCGCCCGCGGTAAACTGCAACTAGTACCGAACCGCATGTTCGAGGAACTCGTTATGGACCTGTACGACGAGGTTGATCGACGTGAAACGGAAGCGATTTGGGCCACGAGTGCCCTGAACCCGGAAACCGGCGCCGTTCCCTTTCTGCCGACAAATCCACATCTTAGTGCCACTCGGAATCAG GGACGGCAAAAGTTGGCCCGCTTCAGTCAACCCGAGTTTGCTGGATTGCTGATGGATGTACTGCTCGATGCTCACCGGCGACAGAACATGGCCAATCTGCGACCGATCGATGGTCCTCCGGTACCGTCCGGGCTTGCCATTAGTGGGTTGAAGATGGCCGATGCAGCGGCCCGAGAATCCAATCTGTCCGATGATGAGCCGCTGTACGATGCCGTCGCCTCGGACGATGACTATGCGGCGCTCGCTCCGGTGGCGCAACAG GCTCCAGTGAACAAATCGTCTCCGGTAGCGATCTCGAACGTCGAGGTGGTCACACTACGCCAACGGATACAGGACCAGGAGTTAACGATCAATGAACTGCGAGCCGTCATCCAGAAGCTGGCATCGGAAAATAGTCAACTCAAATCGCACATCGACACGAAGGAACACGAAGTGCAGCT GCGCATCGATACATACTTGAATGGTAGCGAAGCAGGCGGTACAGTGGTCAGCAATAGCAACCAACATCActcacagcaccaccagtcaGATGCAGCACAAAGCGCAACCGCCTCAccgccatcaacagcagtgGCCGGCGCTGGTGGCAACTATACCAAGTGCCGACCGGTCAGTATGTACGAAACGCGGCAGGCACCACGCGACGAAAGCCGACCACCGATCACACAAAGCCTGTACTCGATGACACCTGCTAACGGGGAACGGAACGAGAACGGTCAGAACATGCCACTCACAACGACGGCCAGCGGTCAACCGCTGCCCTCTTTTGATGAGGTGCAACGCCGTACGGATGTGGTGGTACGACGCATCAAGGAACTGTTTGCCGCCATGAAGGATCCATCGCAGCGCGAAGCGTTCGTACCATGCGCCGAGCGGATACGTTTGGCCGTCGTTGAACTGATGAACCTCTTCCCCGGTACACTCATTGCCAACGAATCGTTACGTGGTGCCCTGCAGCAGCTCAACTACAACGCCAACCTAATACAGGCCGAGTGTGCTCGCTTGCAGCAATCGCTAGCACTGGAGCTGCACAGTACGGCCACCGGAACGAACGGTATGGCTCCGAAGaatgctggcggtggtgctatTGTTAGCGAGGGAATCGAACAAAACATGGAACAGGTACGGGGCTGTGCGTACGAGCTCGCGATGTCGACCAAAATCCTCATCACGCATCTACAGCAATCATAG
- the LOC125957394 gene encoding elongator complex protein 2 codes for MILDTLYTSVACNRTPDSLDWSDDGLIYFGAKNAIAVLDVQHEAVKIVRTLTGHKARVNCVRAVRNADHLGVQLVSGSDDGTCILWNTADTAKQAAKFMLIGHPKGVTTVEAFVEQPAGQLIVATGSVDSTIKLWRAESDTRFGCFQTIDLRSGLTFGLKLFALAQSNVTMLAYSTDTDTVNLCVESMQGDTGRCFVQVEQLKGHCDWVRGLDCIQLPGSEDLLLASCSQDSFIRLWRISPRDTLQKQKAYEEIAQDEDIQLEERTFSVGSTGDGSVFHYALSLESVLQGHEGWVYGVHFCLRNGHELHLLSSSIDKTLIGWKPSESGVWMESVRVGEVGGSSLGFYGGKFSPDGRAIIGHGFQGSLHLWRSEDESSGSTAGGLWNPGIIVGGHFGGARDLAWDPVGGAFLVTLSEDQTTRVHAPWRRRGPGVDGEQLETWHEIARPQVHGYDMQCLTLLSRYRLASAAEEKIIRIFQAPSNFVHNFRALCGISEDPEGDAIVEGNPMGASVPSLGLSNKAVFEVEQPETEGRHIKDMYPEHYFSPVSMDRPPAEETLMQNTLWPEIQKLYGHGNELYAVSASPDGTLLASACRATSADHAQILIWDTATWRITQQLAAHQLTVTQLCFAPNNLALLAVSRDRTFSVFERLTTTGESSSFELKMRSDKTNGVHTRIIWCCDWSHDSVTFATGSRDGKVVAWKRNDTPGTGTWFLPGAVLELKSESITAVAFARRMVANGCYLVAIGCERGCIKLYALGEWNLLMNIEESNAHHLTVKRLSFRPAVEDHQLASCGDDGLVRVYSVKV; via the exons ATGATTCTGGATACGCTCTACACTTCGGTGGCCTGCAACCGAACGCCGGACTCGCTGGACTGGAGTGACGATGGGTTGATTTATTTCGGAGCCAAAAATGCCATCGCCGTTCTCGATGTG CAACACGAAGCCGTCAAAATCGTACGCACACTTACCGGCCACAAGGCACGAGTGAACTGCGTGCGCGCGGTACGCAACGCGGACCATCTTGGAGTTCAGCTCGTATCCGGTTCCGATGATGGTACGTGCATCCTCTGGAATACGGCCGATACGGCGAAACAGGCGGCAAAGTTTATGCTCATCGGTCACCCGAAGGGTGTAACGACGGTGGAAGCATTCGTGGAGCAGCCCGCCGGTCAGTTGATCGTAGCTACAGGATCGGTAGACAGTACAATCAAGTTGTGGCGCGCCGAAAGCGACACCCGGTTCGGTTGCTTCCAAACGATCGATTTACGATCCGGTCTTACGTTCGGTTTGAAACTGTTTGCACTCGCACAATCGAACGTGACGATGCTGGCGTACAGCACCGACACGGATACCGTTAATTTATGCGTCGAATCGATGCAAGGCGACACTGGACGGTGCTTCGTGCAGGTCGAACAGCTGAAAGGACATTGCGATTGGGTTCGTGGTTTGGATTGCATTCAACTGCCGGGTAGTGAGGACTTACTGCTGGCTAGTTGCTCCCAGGACAGCTTCATCCGTCTGTGGCGCATATCACCCCGGGATACGCTACAAAAGCAGAAAGCTTACGAAGAGATCGCTCAAGATGAGGACATACAGCTGGAGGAACGGACGTTCAGTGTTGGTTCAACGGGCGACGGAAGCGTGTTCCATTATGCACTCTCACTCGAGTCCGTGCTTCAGGGTCACGAGGGTTGGGTGTACGGTGTACACTTTTGCCTGCGGAATGGCCACGAGCTGCATCTGCTCTCGAGTTCGATCGATAAGACGCTCATCGGTTGGAAACCATCGGAGAGTGGCGTTTGGATGGAGAGTGTACGGGTTGGTGAGGTGGGCGGTTCATCGCTCGGATTTTATGGAGGCAAGTTCTCGCCCGATGGACGTGCCATCATTGGTCACGGGTTTCAGGGAAGCCTACACTTGTGGCGAAGTGAAGATGAATCATCGGGCAGTACGGCAGGGGGACTGTGGAATCCGGGCATCATTGTTGGAGGACACTTTGGTGGCGCAAGAGATCTGGCTTGGGatcctgttggtggtgcgttcCTGGTGACACTCTCGGAAGATCAAACCACTCGAGTGCACGCACCGTGGAGACGCCGTGGTCCAGGAGTGGACGGAGAGCAACTCGAAACGTGGCACGAAATCGCACGACCACAGGTGCACGGTTACGATATGCAGTGTTTAACGTTGCTGTCACGATACCGATTGGCCAGTGCGGCCGAGGAGAAAATCATTCGCATCTTCCAGGCACCCTCGAACTTTGTGCACAACTTTAGGGCACTCTGTGGCATCAGCGAAGACCCAGAGGGTGATGCCATCGTGGAAGGTAATCCGATGGGTGCATCGGTGCCTTCGTTGGGACTTTCCAATAAAGCCGTTTTTGAAGTGGAGCAACCGGAAACCGAAGGGCGCCACATTAAGGATATGTATCCAGAGCATTACTTCAGCCCTGTGTCGATGGACCGTCCACCGGCCGAGGAAACGTTGATGCAAAACACGCTCTGGCCTGAGATACAGAAACTGTACGGACATGGTAACGAGCTGTATGCGGTCTCTGCTTCCCCGGACGGAACATTGCTGGCATCCGCTTGCCGAGCGACATCGGCCGATCACGCACAGATCCTGATATG GGATACTGCAACCTGGCGCATCACACAGCAACTGGCCGCCCATCAACTGACCGTGACACAGCTTTGCTTTGCACCGAACAATCTCGCCCTGTTGGCCGTTTCACGCGATCGaacgttttccgttttcgaacGATTGACGACGACCGGGGAATCGAGTAGCTTTGAGCTGAAAATGCGCTCCGACAAGACGAACGGTGTGCACACGAGAATCATCTGGTGCTGCGATTGGTCCCACGATTCGGTCACATTTGCCACCGGATCTCGAGATGGGAAGGTGGTGGCGTGGAAAAGGAATGATACGCCCGGCACCGGTACATGGTTTTTGCCCGGAGCGGTACTGGAATTAAAGAGTGAATCGATTACGGCGGTTGCATTCGCTCGGCGAATGGTAGCGAACGGATGCTATCTCGTGGCGATCGGATGTGAGCGAGGCTGCATAAAGCTGTATGCGCTAGGTGAATGGAATCTGCTGATGAACATCGAAGAATC GAATGCCCACCATCTAACGGTGAAACGCCTATCATTCCGACCGGCCGTTGAGGATCATCAGTTGGCTAGCTGCGGGGACGATGGGCTAGTTAGGGTTTATTCTGTTAAAGTTTGA